The nucleotide sequence CCAAACAACTTATCATGGCCAGAAAATGGGGTGGCATCTTAATCGCTGTAGGTGCGCTATTACCGCTACCTTTTTCCATAGGTAGTCTGGTAGCTGGAATGCTACGCTACCCGTTTAAATATTGGGTCGTCATTGGCTTACTCCGTTTCTTGAGGTTTGCCCTTTATGGCGCGGCGATCTTCTCAGTAGTTTAACGAGTTTCTCTCTTTTGGTAAAGTATAAAACGCTTTGTCACCTAAGGTTTTGAGCTACATCTATCGACTTTAGATATTCTAGATGATGGTGTAGTTATCACTTTCGCGAAAGCGAACTCTCATTACACCTTATTTCATTTTCTTGAAGTGATTGCATAAAAAAAGCCTCCTAAACTAGGAGGCTTTTGAAGTGAAGGGTTCACTTGATTATTTACCAGCTTTGGCATTCTCTTTTGCCTGCTCCATTCCTTTCTCTACCATATCAAAGAATTGATCTAGTTTAGGAAGTACTATGATTCTGGTACGTCTGTTCTTTGCACGACCTGCGGCAGTACTATTGTCTGCAACAGGAACGTAGTAACTTCTACCAGCAGCAGTCATACGCTCTGGAGCCACGTCAAACTCGTTTTGTAAGATTCTGGTAACTGATGCTGCACGAGCGGCACTCAATGCCCAGTTGTCTTCAAACTTAGCAGTGCTGATGGATTGGTCGTCAGTATGACCTTCAATCATGATCTCGATCTCTGGCTTGTCGTTTACTACTTTAGCTACTTTTCCAAGTACATTTTTAGCAGCGCTGTTCACATTTGCACTACCACTAGCAAACAATAGCTTGTCGCTGATGGAAACATATACCACACCTTTCTCTACATTGACACTGATGTCCTCGTCATTAAGATTACCCAACGAGCTTTTCAGACTAGTTACTAGAGCTAAGGTTACACTGTCTTTTCTAGTAATAGCATCGTTAAGAGTACGTATTTGCATGTCTTTCTCACGTAGACTTTCTAAAGACTTTTCAAGGTTTTCGGCTCCTTTTTTAGAAAGCGTGGTCAAGTTACCTGTATTATCTATAAGGGATTGGTTGTTCGCACGTAGATCTGCAACTTGTGCGCGTAGTACAGAAAGTTCTGCTGCTGCAGCCTTCTCATCTGCAAGACAAGCGTTTAATTTAACGGTTGCAGAATCCAATAATTCTTGATTAAGTCTTGCTTTTGCTTCTGCTGCTTCTAAATCCTTTTTTGAGGCACATGATACTGCCATTAATGCAGTAAGTGCTACTAGGGCTATTTTTTTCATGGGTATAATTGTGTTTATTTAACTTCCAAAAGTAAAAAGGTTGAGATATCCCAACGAACTGTTAACATAGAATTATAAGAAAGAATCACTTACAAAAACTGTCTTTTGCCTTTCAGGTAATAACTTAATACAATGCTAGTTACACCTTTATTT is from Nonlabens sp. YIK11 and encodes:
- a CDS encoding OmpA family protein codes for the protein MKKIALVALTALMAVSCASKKDLEAAEAKARLNQELLDSATVKLNACLADEKAAAAELSVLRAQVADLRANNQSLIDNTGNLTTLSKKGAENLEKSLESLREKDMQIRTLNDAITRKDSVTLALVTSLKSSLGNLNDEDISVNVEKGVVYVSISDKLLFASGSANVNSAAKNVLGKVAKVVNDKPEIEIMIEGHTDDQSISTAKFEDNWALSAARAASVTRILQNEFDVAPERMTAAGRSYYVPVADNSTAAGRAKNRRTRIIVLPKLDQFFDMVEKGMEQAKENAKAGK